The region CACTAGACACCCCCGTCTCCCACCTCGCCGCCCATCGCCCCGTCAGTCTGTCGGCTCTGGGGAACGTTCGTCTGCCATCACGTTCGTGAAtcggaaggggaaggggggtggtagAGCCTCGcatgggtggggggagggggtcaCCGCTCGGACTCAACGGCGCCGTACACTACACATCTCTCAACCATCGAGAACAGCGGTAGGTACGTGATGGGAGTGCGCCATGCTTCCTTTTCTAGGCTGATCACACGAAAGCCCAGAGAAGTCTCATTGCTTGCTTGGTTTCGTCAACATCCTTGCTCGAGCATGGATGATATTTAGTTCCGTTAGGTCCCGACTGTTCGGGTCGCCTTCTTTTGTTCGGCATGTTGATCTCAGCGCGCTGTTGCCAGAGCAGAATCAGGCTGTGTGTGCCTTGGGGTGTGGTCTGCCTTGTCTCGCTGGCAGCTACAAGATTCACACCAGCCCGCCGCTTCTTTTTGACTCTTGCCTACCCCGGGATTTTTGTTTCTctgccctccaccatctGTCTTTGGACCTTTGCAACTGGttgcgggggtggtgatcgATCCAACCTACAACGTTGTCGTCCGCTATTCTCAGTTGTTGCCCCTTTCTTTTGTCATACTATATCGATACAACTTTCCTCCTTTTGCTCGTTGGGTGCTACCTGATACCACAGCCTTGCCTCACCATTTTCACGCCCTCGGCTCGGAGCCCGTCACCTTGCCTGCTTCCCCGCCGACAGCTTTCTCGATGTCCCGGCCGCAAAAACGCAAGCTCGCCTCGGGCGTGTCTGAGCCTAGGCCGAAGCGATTCTCGTGGCGAGGCAAGGGTCCAGTCCCTCGACCTACCCCAAGCGAGGAGACCCAGGCGCTCTACGATATCTGGCAGCAGGCCGAGCGTGAAGTGAACCTGGCAGACCTGCGGAGGTTGAACGAGCCACCGACCTTTGTCGGCCATGACGAGTTTCTCCTCTCACCCTCGCAAGCAACTTCGAGATCTCGTTCCCCTTCCTGCGCCAGCACCACTCACTCGGTCACCAAGGCGATGAATGGTGTCGACCTCAACCAACAAGGATCGAAGTCCAAAAAGAAACGGGCCACGCGTACCAAACCGCTGAGCAAGCCTGCCAAGGCCAAAGCAGCGTTCATACGAAAGCTGGGAGCTTGTGAGGACTGCAGGAAACGACGTGTGGGGGTAAGATTGCTTCACCTTTGTCTGCGTCACTTGGGTTGCCTCTAACCTGGCCTTGCAGTGCACTCGCGAACACTGGGATCTTCATCTCTTCGAGGAAGCATGGAGGGTCAAATACGGACCGTtgcccgaggaggaggatatcaagCCTACTCCGCTACCCGAATTAGGCGTGGAATATTTCAAGACCGAGTTCCAACTCACCCGGATTCTAACCCCCGAGGTCGCCACCGAACCACCGCCTCCAGACCCGAGCAACCGGTACCAGGCTCGGTTCAGTGAACTGGATGACCTTGCCGGTGTCGGAGGGCAGGTCGTCTCCGCTGCTGGCGCGCCGCTGGGACCGGTCGATGAGGAGATTGACATTGACAATATGCTGCAGACATTGCAGCATGAGGACCACGAGGAGCCGCCGCTCATCCCTGTCGAGTTTACCGACTTCTTTGACACCGACTTCGATCTGGACTTTGGCGGCGCCGACATTTTTCAACCAGCCCCCGAGACGAGCTTCAACCCCGAGCCCGCAGACGATACCTGGCTTGGATACACAGATTATCAGTGTGTGCCTGTAGGTAAACAGACCTACAACTTGGTCGGACAGCTGCAGTTTGAATGTCTCGGAGCCTCTGCCGCCGAGCATGACGGTGTGGAATTCCCTTGTGCGCAACGCTTCAACACGTTAGACTTGCTCATCGAGCACTTCTACAGCGCGCATTATGTCTTTGAGAATCACGaggagagaggaaggtgcCTGAGCTGCTTGCTCGACTGGGATCTTACCAGCGCCGAGGAGTTAACCGAGCCTTGCAAGCAGTGTGGCCAGGACCGGCACGAGAAGTGGTACTGGGGATTCATCAGCAAGGGCACACCGCCGAGCTTGACTTCGGGGACCACGTCCGTGAGGGTCGCCAGTCAAGACGGATATGGCTACGGGATGCAGCAGGGAGGGTCGCCGTTTGGGAACCAGTCGACCGATCTCTACGGCCACGGCAGCGGGGGTGGGTATGACTTTGGTGGAGGATTCCTCTTTGGGGACTATGGGGACGGGCGCAATCAGTACTACAAGGCGGCCCAGCACCTGACGAAGCAGCCGTACAAATCCACGATCAACAGAGGCAGCAAAGCGATGCCGGCTTTTGGGTCTCATCCGGCTTACTCTATCTTCGTTGGATTCTCCCTTCTTTCGGTCATCGCCACACGCCTGTATTTGGCCGTCGGAGCTCCCTATCAGCCAGCCTCTTCATTGACGGTGTCGAGCCCAAGTTGGTGGGCGGCTTTCGTCCCAGAGTTGTCGGTTGCTTGCATCGCTGCCGGGTTGGTAGCGATGTGGCTGTTTCGACATGTTGTTCAGTATCGGGAGGATTCGGTATGTCCTTGCCCCTTCTTGTCTCTGGTTGGCGTGATGATTGCTAATGTAAATGACAGTTGTATGCTGCCCTGAGTATAACCAGAGCGGAGGCTCTTGAGGGTTCCGTGAGAGCTGCAGTTGCTGCTTAAAAGACTCTGGGTGCGTTTTTCTTCTGTCTGGGCTTTACACGGTAGATTACTATGACGCAAGTCAGaatttttggttttgggtttTGGATACCTCTCCCACGCTTCTTGTGTTTCCTATccccttcctttcctttaCTCGACACATGGTGACTCGAGTGTCGGGCGGTGGTTTCGATACTTTCGGCCATTTCTTTTGTTCCTAATTCTCGTTGCAATGTTTCTTTCCATGTACTGGCTTCTTAATGTCATGGAACCATCGGAGGACAACTGCcggttttggaggaggaaaatgTGTATTCAGCGAACATTGGGTGGAATACTGCTTTTTGTACTGTCGAGTCATTGGTGATGAGGTAGGTAATGAGGTGATGAGGTGAtgaagtgatgatgaggtgatGAGTTGCCGAGACGCTTCCGACTTGTTTTTCTTGGAGAACACATGGAGTGTGACGGGCGAGATGACTTTACCACCTACCCTTATATATACCTCTTTCTTCTCAACCTTTTGTCGGCGCATACACGGATGATTCCAATTCTACCTCGCATTTCTGCTCCTATCAATATCGCATCATGCCTACTGCCTACAGATCGTTTCATGCCAGTAACTCCAAGTATGGGTAAATCCCGCCTGTCACATTGCTTAATCAAAAGAGAGCG is a window of Podospora pseudopauciseta strain CBS 411.78 chromosome 1, whole genome shotgun sequence DNA encoding:
- a CDS encoding hypothetical protein (EggNog:ENOG503PRAB), with product MSRPQKRKLASGVSEPRPKRFSWRGKGPVPRPTPSEETQALYDIWQQAEREVNLADLRRLNEPPTFVGHDEFLLSPSQATSRSRSPSCASTTHSVTKAMNGVDLNQQGSKSKKKRATRTKPLSKPAKAKAAFIRKLGACEDCRKRRVGCTREHWDLHLFEEAWRVKYGPLPEEEDIKPTPLPELGVEYFKTEFQLTRILTPEVATEPPPPDPSNRYQARFSELDDLAGVGGQVVSAAGAPLGPVDEEIDIDNMLQTLQHEDHEEPPLIPVEFTDFFDTDFDLDFGGADIFQPAPETSFNPEPADDTWLGYTDYQCVPVGKQTYNLVGQLQFECLGASAAEHDGVEFPCAQRFNTLDLLIEHFYSAHYVFENHEERGRCLSCLLDWDLTSAEELTEPCKQCGQDRHEKWYWGFISKGTPPSLTSGTTSVRVASQDGYGYGMQQGGSPFGNQSTDLYGHGSGGGYDFGGGFLFGDYGDGRNQYYKAAQHLTKQPYKSTINRGSKAMPAFGSHPAYSIFVGFSLLSVIATRLYLAVGAPYQPASSLTVSSPSWWAAFVPELSVACIAAGLVAMWLFRHVVQYREDSLYAALSITRAEALEGSVRAAVAA